Below is a window of Cytobacillus firmus DNA.
CCTGGTGGTCCGAACCCTCCTCCTGGCGGAAACCCCGGAATGTTGAATCCGCCGCCTGGAAAACCAGGGATGCCGAAGCCTCCTCCTGATCCCCCGCCCGGAAAAATGCGTCCATGTTCATTTTGCTCATACATATATGGATAAAACGGATAGTTCATATAATCCATTTTGATACTCCTTTCGGGATTTAGACTTTCTCTGCAATCAGCAGCAATTCAGAGCGGACCTGCTCTTTAATCCGGTCAACCACTGAAAAGTCCATGCAGTTGACATAGATTTTTTCCAGCGTGTCCCGCTGGGTTTTTGCCCGTGCCAGATAGGATATGGCTTCGGTCATTTTATTTTTATAACGGGTGCTGATATCCTTTAGCTGTTCAGCGTAAATTTCATCTGTGCCTGAGTTGATCGTTATTTCATACATATCTACGATTTCATCGCCATCACGATTCGGAAAATATTCATGCGGAGCTGTGCTGTCAAAGATAGCGAGGCCTAGCTCACGCACAATGATCATATCCAGGCTGTGCGGATCAAACCCGCAATGATAGATTTCAATATCAAATCCACGGCTTTCAGCTTCCTTTGCCAGTTTCTTCAGCATGGTGGACTTGCCGGAACCCGGACGCCCTTTTATGAAGTATCTTTTTTGAATATCCTCTGTAAGATTCGGCACAAAATCTACCGCTCCGATTGGAGTGGCTGCCCCTAAATAACGATGCTTTACACATGGAGTCTTATTTAGTTTCATATTTCCATAGAAGGTGGAAATCAGCTTTTTCGTCAGTTCATCTGCCTTCTGGAAATTCATATTTTCTATATAGATTTTTTCCCATTCATCATGAACCCTCAGTGCTTCGGCAAACGTGTCATAAGCTGTTGCAAAGGAATTGCTGATCTGGCCCGACAGTACGGTAATTTCTTCTTTACATGCAGCCAGTGCCCTTGAATCCCAGGCGTCACCAAGATTGATATATTCTTCGACCGCGCCTGGTGCTTTCGGTTCGATCACATGCGGCGCTGTTCCATCGACAATGCCTGCTTTTAAAGAAGGAATGATGACGCCATCGAGTGATTGACTGTCAGATGAGCAATAAATATATTCCAGGTCATAGCCTTTTTCAGACAGTTCCTTCCCGATAGCTTTCATCAGGGATGATTTGCCTGTTCCCGGTCCGCCTTTTAAAATATAAAGGCGGTCAAGCCCTGCCAGGTTCGATTCGAATAAATTGTGGAATCCCCGGGCTGTATTCCCGCCGGCGAAGTATTTTAATATTTTCCCAGCCACTCCTACACTTCCTTTCGAAATGCATTTTCACCTTACAGTATGCAAAGGGAGCCGGATGGGTGAAAGCCTATGAAAAAAAGAGTGCTGAATCGTGGTGATTCAGCACTCTTGCTTCAATTATTTGATTAAATCCGCCAGTTCAGCCCCAATGGCCTTCTGCAGGTCATCCACTTTGAGCTCTATCTGCATGCCGATTTTGCCGCCGCTGACTATGATCAGCTCAAGCTCTTGTGCCTTTGCGTCGATGAAAGAGGGATATTGCTTTTTCATTCCGACCGGGGAGCAGCCACCGCGTATGTAGCCGGTGAGCTTCTGGATATCTTTGACCGGGATCATTTCCACTTTTTTTTCGCCGGCAGCTTTCGCGGCTTTTTTCAGGTCGAGCTCTTCTGTCACAGGAATGATGAACACGAAGACCTGCTTTGTGACGCCCTGGGCGACTAATGTTTTATAGACAGCTTTAGGGTCTTTGCCGATTTTTTCTGCAACCGAAACACCATCAATCTTCCCGTCCTGGCTGTCATATGTAATCAATTCATAAACTACCTTTTGAGCATCGAGCATACGCATCGCATTTGTTTTACCCTTTGCCATTGCCTGCGCCTCCAGTGGTTATTTTCCTCATTTTAGCATTTTTGGCCAGTTTCAAAAAGGCAGAGGCAAAAGAATAGCAGGATTCCCCAAAAGAGAATCCTGCTAATAGAAATTATTTCAATCGGTACACACGGGCTTCATATGGCTTAAGCGTAAATGAATCCATATCACCATGTTTTTCAACCGGATAGTTATTCAATAAAAGCTGTTCATAGGAAAGCTTATCATCTGCTTCAAAAGAGGCTTCCTCTGTTGAAAGGTTTGTAATCACAACTACCTTGTCATCATCAGATGTACGGGTATAGGCATAGATTTGCTGGTCGTCTTCAAGAAGCAAATCATATTGGCCATAAGTGAAGACTTCATTTTCTTTTTTCAGCCGAATCATCTTTTTATAGAAAGAAAGGATAGAGTCCCCGTCCTGCGATTGGATCTCCACATTGATCTCCTTATAGTTCGGATTCACCTTCATCCAAGGCTGGGCTTTAGTGAATCCTGCGTTTTCTTTAGAGGACCACTGCATTGGCGTACGGCTGTTATCACGGGAAGAAGCCCAGATGATGTCCATAATATCCTGATGGGACATGCCTTCCTCTTTCTTCAGGCGGTACAGGTTCTTCACTGCTACGTCATCATAGTCGTCAATGGAAGGGAATTGGACATTAGTCATGCCGATTTCCTGTCCCTGATAAATAAACGGCGTTCCCTGCATCAGGAAGTACATGGCACCCATAGCTGTTGCGCTTTGCTGCCAGTATTCCTTATCATTTCCCCATGTGGAAACGACACGCGGCTTATCGTGGTTCTCGATGAATAACGCGTTCCACCCATCCGCTTCCAGGCCTTTCTGCCAGCGGGTCAGAACTTTTTTCAGCTCGACAATATCAACCTCAGGGTTTGTTTCCGCGTCCCAAAGACCAAGGTGCTCAAATTGGAAAATCATATCCATCTTACCCTGCTCTTCCCCGACCCAAAGATCAGCTTCATCCACTGTAACACCGTTTGCCTCGCCGACTGTCATCACATCATAGTTCGCATAGGTGCGGTCTTTAAATTCTTTTAAGTACTCGTGAATGCCTTCCTGGTTCATATGCATATCGAAGGAAGATACATACTTTTTCTTCTTTGGGTTCGGCATATCAGGCAAGCCTGCACGCTTTTTGATATGGCTGATGGCATCAATCCGGAAGCCGTCGATTCCTTTATCCAGCCACCAGTTCACCGTAGCATATAAAGCTTCGCGGACCTCTTTATTTTCCCAGTTCAAATCAGGCTGCTTGGTGGAAAAAACATGAAGATAATACTGCTCTGTCTTCTCATCGTATTCCCATGCCGATCCGCCGAAAATACTTTCCCAGTTATTTGGCTCCTTGCCATTCTTTCCGTCTCTCCAAATATACCAGTCTCTTTTCGGGTTCTCTTTGGACTCACGGGACTCAATAAACCAAGGATGCTCATCACTTGTATGGTTCAGCACAAGATCCAGAATCAGCTTCATATCGCGCTTATGGACCTCATCCATCAGCTGATTGAAATCCTCCATCGAACCGAAATCCTCCATGATATCCTGGTAGTCTGAAATATCGTATCCATTATCATCATTAGGGGATTTGTACATTGGGCAAATCCAGATGACATCAATGCCTAACCCTTTAATATAATCCAGCCTCTGAATAATTCCCTGAAGATCGCCAATTCCATCTCCGTTTGAATCCTGGAAACTGCGGGGATAAATTTGATATCCAACTGCTTCTTTCCACCATACCTTTTTCATGTTAACACCCTCATTATATATAAATTTCTTTTCTATAATCTTCGTTTGGTGCGCAAACGTTTGCATTAAGCGGCATAAAAAAAGCTGCCTGCTTAATGCATGTGCATACTACTACAGTAAGTGTAACGCTTACAATTCAATTTTTCAATACCCTAATTAAATTAGGATTTATAGAAAAAGAAAACTTGCATATTAGCGGGTTTTCTCTGTTAATAGAAGATTTCTTATTCAGCTAAAGCACCTTTATGTTTAAGTACATTAATTCACAAAGTAAATAAACAGCAGAAACAAAAAGGATTACTCAGAACTATTGTCCATATGCAGAAAGTAAGGATGGTTTTGTTGATAAAAGCCCTTTTAAGGACATCCACCTCCTAACTATATTACGAACATCACTGGTAAAGGTTCTCAATAATTCCAGTTATTCAAGTGTTCAGAATAACTGCGCGAGTATAAAGCCCTTCTCAATATCATACAAAATTAAAGTGTTGCCAATATAATGTGTTATGGTTAAAGAATGGAACACGGATTTCCCTCCCTTTGAGATGAAAGGGAAAATAAAATAAATAAAGGAAAGTAGGGGTGAGATCACTTGAATAGCAAAATGAACCAGTTGTTTGAGGAACAAAAGAGTGTTCATGTGCTGT
It encodes the following:
- a CDS encoding glycoside hydrolase family 13 protein, coding for MKKVWWKEAVGYQIYPRSFQDSNGDGIGDLQGIIQRLDYIKGLGIDVIWICPMYKSPNDDNGYDISDYQDIMEDFGSMEDFNQLMDEVHKRDMKLILDLVLNHTSDEHPWFIESRESKENPKRDWYIWRDGKNGKEPNNWESIFGGSAWEYDEKTEQYYLHVFSTKQPDLNWENKEVREALYATVNWWLDKGIDGFRIDAISHIKKRAGLPDMPNPKKKKYVSSFDMHMNQEGIHEYLKEFKDRTYANYDVMTVGEANGVTVDEADLWVGEEQGKMDMIFQFEHLGLWDAETNPEVDIVELKKVLTRWQKGLEADGWNALFIENHDKPRVVSTWGNDKEYWQQSATAMGAMYFLMQGTPFIYQGQEIGMTNVQFPSIDDYDDVAVKNLYRLKKEEGMSHQDIMDIIWASSRDNSRTPMQWSSKENAGFTKAQPWMKVNPNYKEINVEIQSQDGDSILSFYKKMIRLKKENEVFTYGQYDLLLEDDQQIYAYTRTSDDDKVVVITNLSTEEASFEADDKLSYEQLLLNNYPVEKHGDMDSFTLKPYEARVYRLK
- a CDS encoding PRK06851 family protein, with the protein product MAGKILKYFAGGNTARGFHNLFESNLAGLDRLYILKGGPGTGKSSLMKAIGKELSEKGYDLEYIYCSSDSQSLDGVIIPSLKAGIVDGTAPHVIEPKAPGAVEEYINLGDAWDSRALAACKEEITVLSGQISNSFATAYDTFAEALRVHDEWEKIYIENMNFQKADELTKKLISTFYGNMKLNKTPCVKHRYLGAATPIGAVDFVPNLTEDIQKRYFIKGRPGSGKSTMLKKLAKEAESRGFDIEIYHCGFDPHSLDMIIVRELGLAIFDSTAPHEYFPNRDGDEIVDMYEITINSGTDEIYAEQLKDISTRYKNKMTEAISYLARAKTQRDTLEKIYVNCMDFSVVDRIKEQVRSELLLIAEKV
- the ybaK gene encoding Cys-tRNA(Pro) deacylase produces the protein MAKGKTNAMRMLDAQKVVYELITYDSQDGKIDGVSVAEKIGKDPKAVYKTLVAQGVTKQVFVFIIPVTEELDLKKAAKAAGEKKVEMIPVKDIQKLTGYIRGGCSPVGMKKQYPSFIDAKAQELELIIVSGGKIGMQIELKVDDLQKAIGAELADLIK